Part of the Abyssisolibacter fermentans genome, GTTTTCAATAGAAAAAGCACTTCCAGTTAACAATAAACACAATACTATTGTAAGTGCAATTGTTTTTTTATACATTTCATCATCTCCCTTATTATTGGTATTTTTTTATTACGAATAAAATGTCTAATGTTTAAAAAATATAATATACATATATATATATTATATAAGGAAAATAACATAAAAACCATAAAATATATTGCAATCTCATGGTTTTTATATTTTTATAACTATTTTTTAATTAGATACTTTAATTAATTGTAAACATTTAAATTATTTAATTACATCTAATTAATTATATTTTGAAAATTCCCTTAGTACAATCTACTAATTTACTTCTATTTCAACAACAATCGTAGCAGCAGGTTCTTTTTTTGCTGGTGGATATAGTTCAAACATTACGGTTCCTTTTCCTTCTCTTACTGCTTTAAACTTCCAAATAATCATTCCCGAAACACCAACTGCATCAGTAGATGGGTGAAGAACTATGTTTTCAACCATCTCGTAAACTCCAGAATTATCTGGAATACAACTCCATGTATAACCAGTTGATGCATTGTAATCTCTCATAAACCATCCAAGTTCACCATCAATATTCATCTTGTTAATAAAATGCTCATTTAAGCAAATACCTTTATTCTCCATAATTAAATCCTCCTTGTTATATGTTTTGGCCCGGAACTGATTTTACTGGAGCGTCAGTTACTTCATGCCAATTACCTTCAGCATCAATATACTTGTAGTTAGCAGTACCAGATTTCCAATCTTCAGTTACAACCATCTTCAATTCAATGTTAGTAGGAAGTATAGGACCTACTCCACCATGTTTCGGCCACTTGATTATTGGATTACCTGTAGCAGTAATAAGAATGTGACATTTATCTGGCATTACACACATATAAGTGTACTGACCATGAATATCTGAGCCAATATTCAATGGAGGATTAGTAGCCTGTGTAATATGACCAATACCAGACATTGTTTCTTCTGGTGTGTATACACTAAAGTCGATTCTAAATAAAGGTGCACCAGGCTTGTCCCCACCTATTTCGTAACAAACTCGAAATAAACCCAATTCTTTTTTTGATTTTATTTTCATATTAATTCCCCCTAAAATTATATTTATATATTTAACAAATACATCATAACATACATAGTATTAAAATTTTGTTGTAATTTGTTTATATTTTTAATTTTTTACATATTTCCTAATACAA contains:
- a CDS encoding DUF1842 domain-containing protein; protein product: MKIKSKKELGLFRVCYEIGGDKPGAPLFRIDFSVYTPEETMSGIGHITQATNPPLNIGSDIHGQYTYMCVMPDKCHILITATGNPIIKWPKHGGVGPILPTNIELKMVVTEDWKSGTANYKYIDAEGNWHEVTDAPVKSVPGQNI
- a CDS encoding protease inhibitor I42 family protein — encoded protein: MENKGICLNEHFINKMNIDGELGWFMRDYNASTGYTWSCIPDNSGVYEMVENIVLHPSTDAVGVSGMIIWKFKAVREGKGTVMFELYPPAKKEPAATIVVEIEVN